From Rhododendron vialii isolate Sample 1 chromosome 10a, ASM3025357v1, the proteins below share one genomic window:
- the LOC131302661 gene encoding uncharacterized protein LOC131302661 isoform X1, translating to MVLVENYECKKCSFSSLSLSLSLSLSLGRFLTSSGNVQATRDVGEKAALCVFVIRVRLGFLVRGGEQPFFASSNQANPVMPAQIDSRAAIDSVQRARLRSRRIVHRFTSGSSGVRAAMPFVSTYFVLAMALCNRMEGGRERRKVREEMEEEDRKLGEKREALHQIHNDLITIKEGINRGFLGSLFLLWLKIKALMEGYHLNYDCRTLKTETLCLSYVFQHAIPMQHLLDFD from the exons ATGGTACTGGTAGAAAACTACGAGTGCAAAAAGTGTagtttctcctctctctctctctctctctctctctctctctctctaggtcgGTTCCTTACTTCCTCCGGCAATGTTCAGGCCACGCGAGACGTAGGAGAGAAGGCTGCGTTGTGCGTATTCGTCATTCGAGTTAG GTTGGGATTTTTAGTTCGGGGGGGTGAGCAGCCGTTTTTCGCGAGTTCGAACCAAGCCAATCCAGTCATGCCGGCGCAAATTGACTCCCGTGCTGCCATTGACTCGGTCCAACGTGCTCGTCTTCGCTCTCGCCGCATAGTCCACCGATTTACCTCTGGCTCCTCAGGAGTAAGGGCAGCCATGCCTTTCGTATCAACTTACTTTGTACTAGCAATGGCGTTGTGTAATAGGATGGAGGGGGGTCGAGAGAGGAGGAAGGTGAGAGAggagatggaggaggaggaCCGGAAACTAGGTGAGAAGAGAGAGGCCCTCCATCAGATCCATAATGACTTGATCACTATCAAGGAAGGGATCAACCGTGGGTTTTTGGGCTCGCTTTTTCTCCTCTGGTTGAAGATAAAAGCGTTGATGGAGG GTTATCATTTGAATTACGACTGTCGCACTTTGAAAACTGAAACTCTCTGTCTTTCATATGTTTTTCAGCATGCCATACCTATGCAGCACTTATTAGATTTTGATTAG
- the LOC131302661 gene encoding uncharacterized protein LOC131302661 isoform X2, whose protein sequence is MVLVENYECKKCSFSSLSLSLSLSLSLGRFLTSSGNVQATRDVGEKAALCVFVIRVRLGFLVRGGEQPFFASSNQANPVMPAQIDSRAAIDSVQRARLRSRRIVHRFTSGSSGVRAAMPFVSTYFVLAMALCNRMEGGRERRKVREEMEEEDRKLGEKREALHQIHNDLITIKEGINRGFLGSLFLLWLKIKALMEGYVVGRNIRGVDES, encoded by the exons ATGGTACTGGTAGAAAACTACGAGTGCAAAAAGTGTagtttctcctctctctctctctctctctctctctctctctctctaggtcgGTTCCTTACTTCCTCCGGCAATGTTCAGGCCACGCGAGACGTAGGAGAGAAGGCTGCGTTGTGCGTATTCGTCATTCGAGTTAG GTTGGGATTTTTAGTTCGGGGGGGTGAGCAGCCGTTTTTCGCGAGTTCGAACCAAGCCAATCCAGTCATGCCGGCGCAAATTGACTCCCGTGCTGCCATTGACTCGGTCCAACGTGCTCGTCTTCGCTCTCGCCGCATAGTCCACCGATTTACCTCTGGCTCCTCAGGAGTAAGGGCAGCCATGCCTTTCGTATCAACTTACTTTGTACTAGCAATGGCGTTGTGTAATAGGATGGAGGGGGGTCGAGAGAGGAGGAAGGTGAGAGAggagatggaggaggaggaCCGGAAACTAGGTGAGAAGAGAGAGGCCCTCCATCAGATCCATAATGACTTGATCACTATCAAGGAAGGGATCAACCGTGGGTTTTTGGGCTCGCTTTTTCTCCTCTGGTTGAAGATAAAAGCGTTGATGGAGGGTtatgtagtgggccgaaatatccgaggGGTAGATGAGTCCTGA
- the LOC131303172 gene encoding uncharacterized protein LOC131303172 — translation MLCIDGLTYILERQEEKTAKTQGNCFYITSTCWTLIKEKADARTNLINEKLKELDKVIDINGVAFYKYLIFPMNSMGGRKVKAPDHWTLLVYDTSKQQWMHYNSLTKPKKKKDPYLTDASIVSTWKNK, via the exons ATGCTG TGCATTGATGGGCTCACTTACATTTTggaaagacaagaagaaaagacaGCAAAAACACAGGGAAACTGCTTCTACATTACATCCACCTGTTGG ACACTAATCAAAGAAAAAGCTGATGCAAGAACAAACTTAATCAACGAAAAGCTGAAAGAACTGGACAAAGTTATCGACATAAATGGTGTTGCATTCTACAAATATCTCATATTCCCGATGAATTCAATGGGAGGCAGAAAAGTGAAAGCTCCTGACCATTGGACTCTTCTGGTCTACGATACTTCCAAGCAACAATGGATGCACTACAATTCTTTGACAAAGcccaagaaaaagaaggatCCTTACTTGACAGATGCCTCCATTGTG AGTACGTGGAAGAACAAATGA
- the LOC131303173 gene encoding uncharacterized protein LOC131303173 → MASSVILMCKYGEVTLVVMTTRGFGFNDLVESIHKKWQNLGSFELFCAVADHHNCSLDNDEDFCNMIALAAAFGVTCVDVSVGVISSSTIECGKSLGECVRSFEYGECSTFQGEEEDPLDKFCPHHETVRLSADWVNLLKCVGQEFRDGVDDFKACLSKYAVEIGFKYKYLKNDRSRVTAECCKKLDGCTWFIHTTLERSNNFFVIREFHKEHNCIGTFFSSKNLRMTSKIIAKEIVEEVRSKPSYTPIECLKHFEGRYGCLIGYYHAWLAVEKANKELFGDFQLSFDKLRWYAEELKEKNPGTVMDVEYYNETNRFIRFFLAFDACIKGFNYCRPILAVDGTFLKGRYKGTLLSAIGKDADQGLFPLAIGVVDSETEANWQWFLEKLSTVITCSRPLTFFTDRHSGLVKYVPTVFPTGYHSYCLQHLKGNLRDKLSGRLSNEFREKVVNLFNDCAHAPTVITFAKALEELCTVGGASAKNFVESFPLERWANVYFKGRRYGEMTSTAAESFNNQILKFRHLPICELVDKVRVLIMEQMCNRRLLSNKWSSYVCPIMEKKLIDRFNKGRTWHVAAANDDIFEVFSQPTVVVDLKKRTCMCCRWQLHLFPCVHAVTVIQKTEKQMYDYIDPYYTIEAFQLSYEGTINPVPTLGAPVITKESAIILPPKTRRPRGRPKVGRIRSRDILCILVYVYLFYVGVSVCLYVGILVYLYVYVGISVGGMSVSVAALVMHFVIDFHLGISVGGMSCLDA, encoded by the exons ATGGCTTCTTCGGTTATATTGATGTGCAAATATGGTGAAGTTACTCTAGTTGTCATGACTACAAGAGGTTTTGGTTTCAATGATCTGGTGGAAAGCATTCATAAAAAGTGGCAGAATTTGGGTAGTTTTGAGCTTTTTTGTGCTGTCGCTGACCATCATAATTGCAGTCTGGACAATGATGAAGACTTTTGTAACATGATTGCATTAGCTGCTGCGTTTGGTGTGACTTGTGTTGATGTATCTGTTGGggttatttcttcttctaccATTGAATGCGGTAAAAGTTTGGGTGAATGTGTTAGGAGTTTTGAATATGGTGAGTGTAGTACTTTtcaaggagaggaagaagatccgCTTGATAAATTTTGTCCTCATCATGAGACAGTGCGTCTTTCAGCCGATTGGGTTAATTTGCTTAAGTGTGTTGGTCAAGAGTTCAGAGATGGTGTAGATGATTTTAAGGCTTGTTTGTCCAAATATGCCGTTGAAATTGGTTTCAAGTATAAATATCTGAAAAATGACAGATCAAGAGTAACGGCCGAGTGCTGTAAGAAGCTGGATGGTTGTACATGGTTTATTCACACAACTTTAGAAAGatcgaataatttttttgttattagggAGTTTCACAAAGAGCACAACTGTATTGGTACGTTCTTTAGTTCAAAAAATCTTCGGATGACCTCAAAAATTATTGCCAAAGAAATTGTTGAGGAGGTTCGTTCGAAGCCATCTTATACACCGATAGAGTGTTTGAAACATTTTGAGGGGCGATATGGTTGTTTGATTGGTTATTACCATGCATGGTTAGCAGTTGAGAAAGCAAATAAGGAGCTATTTGGTgattttcaattatcttttgacAAACTCCGCTGGTATGCTGAggaattaaaggagaaaaaccCGGGGACTGTTATGGATGTGGAATATTACAATGAGACTAATCGGTTTATAAGGTTTTTCCTGGCGTTTGATGCATGCATTAAAGGCTTCAACTATTGTCGTCCTATTTTGGCTGTTGATGGTACCTTTTTGAAGGGGAGATACAAAGGAACGCTTCTCTCAGCTATAGGAAAGGATGCCGATCAAG GATTATTTCCTCTTGCTATCGGTGTTGTTGACTCTGAGACAGAGGCAAATTGGCAATGGTTTTTGGAGAAGCTGTCGACAGTTATTACGTGTTCTCGGCCTCTTACGTTCTTTACGGATCGTCACTCTGGTCTTGTAAAGTACGTGCCTACAGTTTTCCCAACTGGTTATCACTCCTACTGCTTGCAGCATTTGAAGGGAAACCTTAGGGATAAGCTTTCAGGTCGACTCTCGAATGAGTTTAGGGAGAAAGTAGTCAATCTTTTCAATGATTGCGCACATGCTCCTACTGTGATAACTTTTGCCAAGGCTCTTGAAGAGCTATGTACTGTTGGTGGAGCGAGTGCAAAGAATTTTGTTGAGTCATTTCCGCTTGAGAGATGGGCAAACGTGTACTTTAAAGGTAGACGATATGGTGAAATGACTTCAACTGCAGCTGAGTCATTTAATAACCAAATTCTTAAATTCCGTCATTTGCCAATATGTGAGTTGGTTGATAAGGTAAGGGTGCTAATCATGGAGCAGATGTGTAACAGGAGACTACTATCAAACAAGTGGAGCAGCTATGTTTGTCCTATAATGGAGAAAAAGTTGATTGACCGTTTCAATAAAGGTCGAACTTGGCATGTGGCAGCAGCAAACGATGATATTTTTGAGGTTTTTTCTCAGCCAACTGTTGTGGTTGATCTTAAGAAGAGGACATGCATGTGCTGTCGTTGgcaacttcatctttttccatGTGTGCATGCTGTTACAGTTATTCAAAAGACAGAAAAGCAAATGTACGATTATATTGATCCCTATTATACCATCGAGGCTTTCCAATTGTCGTATGAAGGTACTATAAACCCGGTCCCCACTCTTGGAGCTCCGGTGATCACGAAAGAATCTGCCATCATTCTTCCTCCTAAAACGAGGAGGCCACGTGGGAGGCCAAAAGTTGGAAGAATCCGATCAAGGG ATatacttt GTATATTGGTATATGTGTATCTTTTTTATGTTGGTGTATCTGTTTGTCTTTATGTTGGTATATTGGTGTATCTATATGTGTATGTCGGTATATCTGTTGGTGGTATGTCTGTATCTGTTGCTGCGTTAGT AATgcactttgtaattgactttcaTTTGGGTATATCTGTTGGTGGTATGTCTTGCTTGGATGCCTAG
- the LOC131302662 gene encoding peroxidase 47 yields MIVDNMFGAVSVVAIMVISGITFGADGLRMDYYIMSCPLAEIIVKNTVIKSLQSDPTLAAGLVRMHFHDCFIEGCDASVLVDSTKDNTAEKDSPANLSLRGYEIIDDAKDQLEQQCPGVVSCADIIAMAARDSIFFAGGPVYDIPKGRKDGRRSKIEDTINLPPPFFNSSQLIRLFGQHGFSAQEMVALSGAHTLGVARCSSFKTRLTNGNDPNLDSNFAKTLSGTCSRGDNAEQPFDMSRNDFDNDYYNALIRKAGVLTSDQTLYASARTRGIVSSYALNQAMFFFDFQKAMIKMSLLDVKEGSNGEVRQNCRNIN; encoded by the exons ATGATTGTTGATAACATGTTTGGTGCAGTATCAGTGGTGGCGATAATGGTGATAAGTGGAATAACGTTTGGAGCAGATGGACTGAGGATGGATTACTACATCATGAGCTGCCCATTGGCTGAGATAATTGTGAAGAATACAGTCATCAAATCTTTGCAATCTGACCCTACTCTTGCCGCAGGCCTTGTTAGAATGCATTTCCATGACTGCTTCATtgag GGATGCGACGCTTCGGTTTTGGTTGATTCAACGAAGGATAATACAGCAGAAAAAGACTCCCCTGCGAATTTGAGCTTGAGGGGCTATGAAATTATCGATGATGCGAAAGACCAGCTGGAACAGCAATGCCCAGGAGTTGTTTCCTGTGCTGATATTATCGCCATGGCTGCCAGGGATTCTATTTTCTTT GCTGGGGGTCCAGTATATGATATACCAAAGGGAAGAAAGGATGGAAGAAGGTCCAAAATAGAAGACACAATCAACCTCCCTCCACCTTTCTTCAACAGCTCACAACTCATCAGATTGTTTGGACAGCATGGGTTTAGTGCTCAAGAGATGGTGGCTTTATCTG GGGCACATACACTAGGGGTGGCAAGGTGCTCATCATTCAAAACCCGGTTGACCAATGGTAATGACCCAAATCTGGACTCCAACTTCGCCAAAACCTTGTCCGGAACATGCAGCAGAGGCGACAACGCAGAGCAGCCCTTCGACATGAGCAGAAACGACTTCGACAACGATTACTACAACGCTCTGATAAGAAAGGCCGGAGTTCTTACATCCGACCAAACCCTTTACGCAAGCGCCAGAACCAGGGGCATCGTCAGCAGTTACGCGCTCAACCAAGCCatgtttttctttgatttccaGAAGGCCATGATCAAAATGAGTTTGCTCGATGTTAAGGAAGGCTCCAATGGGGAAGTTAGACAAAACTGTCGTAACATCAACTAG